A segment of the Gossypium hirsutum isolate 1008001.06 chromosome D10, Gossypium_hirsutum_v2.1, whole genome shotgun sequence genome:
ataataaaatatatgctttgaaattaattaataataacatataaaattaatataaaaattagattaagttAATACAtcaaatttatgtatataatttcacataaaatctataattttgaaatttattctttatagataaaaaaattatataatttaaaaatatagagaTAATCCATAGGAGAGTAGGGATTATGTTTTCGATGCTTATAGCATACAAAAGAATCACAGCAGTCTCTCATGCAGAGCCTCCACTCACCATCTAAGCCCCTACGTGTCTCCTTTTTGAAACCCCTCCCTCCTTTATAAAACGAAAAAGTACCCCCAACCCTCTCATCGCAAGCATAAACATATACtattacttttctttttcatcatcCATGGCTGACCGTGACCGTGACCCTGACCGCAACCAGCCTCAAGAGATTCAGCTACTTCACCCTCCACCCCACTACCGTCAAACAGAACCATCAAGCACCCAGATTGTAGCTGTCCTCACTCTCCTCCCTGTCGGTGGCTCATTGCTTGCTTTGGCAGCGCTTACACTCACCGGCACCCTCATCGGGCTTAGCATCGCCATACCCCTCTTCATTATCTTCAGCCCAGTTATTGTCCCTGCCACCATCGCCATTTCCATGGCGGTGGCTGGTTTCTTGTCGTCGGGAGCATTCGGGTTGACGGGGCTGTCTTCGCTCAACTATGGGTTGAAGCACATGATAAGGGCTAACGCCGGCGCCGGAGTTGGAAAAGGGCAGGCAAAGAGGGGGATGTGGGACATGGTAGGGTATGTGGGACAGAAGACTAAGGATGTGGGACAGAACATGGAGAACAAGGCTCATGAGGGTGGTGGTGCTGTTAGGACATAAATGGACATTTCAATTACTGTCGTATATTTGTATTAAGCTTATATATTTGCTCGTCTTCGTGTTTGTTACTCTAAaacttattttatgtttattattatatatgcGGTGTGTTATATGAAATTTGgcatgaaaaaaaagaaaagaaaatatcaaaatgaagaaaatgtacggaatatataaaaaattgtaaagaaatcacATTACCAAAGCAGCATAATTACCTACAAATGAAACACGATTCAAATTATACTATGGGTAAGGTCATATTACCGATTAAATGAATATCTTTCACCAAAGAAAAGAGTAATATCCTCATCTAAATATGAAAATGCGATCACATCACGTGAACACCCCTAAATTCATAGAAATAGCCTTCTGATATCATTTCAAGGGATAATCTCATCAGGTGAAAATTCTTAAAGCTCTGCATCAAAAGTATTCTCCATCaaatggaaggaaaaaaaaataaaaaaattacaaatatataatttataaatctttaacTCGAACCTGTGTGAGTTCAGTAGAACCGGTTCGAGTTTAATAACACTATAGTAATACTACAGAATCCCATTTATCCTTGAACCTCTTTTGAACATCATCACAACATCTGGGACCAAATCCAATGGGCTAAAATTATATACTACAAAGCACAAACTGCAAAAGCTTATGAGTTGCATTTccacccaaaatttttttggaCATTTACAATTTCATGACACCAATTTAGATCATTACCAGTTTTGATTATATTACAAAACCTACTTAACAACCAACCAAATGGTTTAAATCCATAACACAAAATATTCTCAACATTTAATTTACTTTCTAAATGTTACCAACTGATGCCCAATCTGAATACattaagttgtttttttttttttttttataatggcACATTGGAGTTTATTTCCAACAAGAAAAGCATTGAGTTCATTGATGATTTACCGGGGATTAGGCACTGGGTTTATTGGCCGACTTGCTCAAACTGCAGCCCGGCTTGTGCATCAGTGGAACCGGTCTCTGCAGCTGGTTTTGAACAGTTGTTAGGTATCCAAAATGTAAGAACGGTTGATGCAGCAACGAACATGGCCCTACGAGGAGCCCACTTCAAGCAAGCTGCAACACCTATGTGGCTGTTCCAAGCGGCTACCTGGAAGAGAACACAGTAAGTATGATGTAATAATTGCTAGCACTTTCTAAGATTGTAAATTACTACGACTTTTTTCATAATaagaaataacaacaataaaCACTTTCTCTAGGTTTGTCATTGACACCACAAGCAGAATGCCAGAAAACATAATAAATGTGGCATTAGAAGAATTGAAACATTGAACAATGAAAACTGGTTGCAGAAAGAGGGGGGTATATCCCTCCCATGTTATTTACTCTATCCAAATCTGACACATATTGATACTTGGTTAAAGGAATAACACCTTCCAAATACAAGGAAGAACATATTCATGTAGCGTACATATCCGTATCCAACATTTTCACGTGAGTCTGAATAACATAACCCCATCAAAGAAAGAATCATGAGAGCACAAAACACAAAAAGGTCTTGATCAAACAAAATGGAAGTTGTTAAagagtttgttttgtttttgcaATGCTGTATATGGTATATACTCCTTTCCTGTTTCCTCGTTTGCTTTAAGATGTGAAAGAAAGAAGGGG
Coding sequences within it:
- the LOC107914233 gene encoding oleosin 16.4 kDa-like, which encodes MADRDRDPDRNQPQEIQLLHPPPHYRQTEPSSTQIVAVLTLLPVGGSLLALAALTLTGTLIGLSIAIPLFIIFSPVIVPATIAISMAVAGFLSSGAFGLTGLSSLNYGLKHMIRANAGAGVGKGQAKRGMWDMVGYVGQKTKDVGQNMENKAHEGGGAVRT